Proteins co-encoded in one Candidatus Thiodictyon syntrophicum genomic window:
- the ccmI gene encoding c-type cytochrome biogenesis protein CcmI — MIIFWILAAGLTGLAVLFIVWPLLRVPTADTAPSQGQLNLEVFRRRRDELDGDLAAGVLVREQYDAARKDLERELLYDLGGDADAAPGGVAVSRRSDDGRAPVLALILGVALPVATVLAYLQLGDQGVIPRIEAAGAETGEAAPADLQAAQSLEVLAQGLAERMQKAPDNLDGWLMLGRTYFAIGQPAKGLEALERAYQLAPEQAGVLAAYAEALGANAGNRLSGRPAELIRTALRLEPANPNARWLAGMLDYQEGRFSAAVQAWQGLLSELDPAGQEAQQLGEMIAEAQGQAGTPSAAAAAPASGANAAAPAPAVAGQAGTAAGGTGARIQVSVTLAPALAAQATPDDTVFVFARAPAGPPMPLAVQRLKVADLPATLSLDDSMAVIPTLRLSGYPEVLVGARISKSGQATPAAGDLEGQTGPVKASGGAAVVVAIDRVRP, encoded by the coding sequence ATGATCATCTTCTGGATACTTGCCGCCGGGCTCACGGGCCTGGCCGTGCTCTTTATCGTCTGGCCGCTGCTGCGCGTCCCGACCGCGGATACGGCGCCGAGCCAAGGGCAGTTGAACCTGGAGGTCTTTCGGCGCCGCCGCGACGAATTGGACGGCGACCTCGCGGCAGGCGTCCTGGTCCGGGAACAATACGACGCGGCCCGCAAGGACCTGGAGCGGGAACTGCTCTATGACTTGGGTGGGGACGCGGACGCGGCCCCCGGGGGCGTCGCCGTGTCACGCCGCAGCGACGACGGCCGGGCGCCCGTCCTGGCCCTGATCCTGGGCGTCGCGCTCCCGGTGGCCACCGTGCTTGCCTACCTGCAACTGGGTGATCAGGGCGTCATCCCGCGGATCGAGGCGGCCGGGGCTGAGACGGGCGAGGCCGCCCCGGCCGACCTTCAGGCGGCACAGTCCCTGGAGGTCCTGGCGCAGGGGCTGGCCGAACGGATGCAGAAGGCCCCCGACAACCTGGACGGCTGGCTGATGCTCGGGCGCACCTATTTCGCGATCGGGCAGCCGGCGAAGGGCCTGGAGGCCCTGGAGCGCGCCTACCAACTCGCCCCCGAACAGGCCGGCGTGCTCGCCGCCTACGCCGAGGCCTTGGGCGCCAACGCGGGTAACCGCCTGAGCGGTCGCCCGGCGGAACTGATCCGCACCGCCCTGCGCCTGGAGCCCGCCAACCCCAATGCCCGCTGGCTCGCCGGGATGCTGGACTATCAGGAGGGGCGCTTCAGCGCGGCGGTGCAGGCCTGGCAGGGGCTCTTGAGCGAATTGGACCCGGCCGGGCAGGAGGCGCAGCAACTCGGTGAGATGATCGCCGAGGCCCAGGGCCAGGCGGGCACGCCGTCGGCGGCCGCCGCGGCACCAGCGTCGGGCGCGAACGCCGCCGCACCCGCCCCGGCGGTCGCCGGTCAGGCGGGGACCGCGGCCGGGGGCACCGGGGCGCGCATCCAGGTGAGCGTCACGCTCGCCCCCGCGCTGGCCGCCCAGGCCACCCCCGACGACACGGTGTTCGTCTTCGCCCGCGCCCCGGCCGGACCGCCCATGCCGCTGGCGGTGCAGCGCCTCAAGGTCGCCGATCTGCCCGCGACCCTCAGCCTGGACGACAGCATGGCCGTCATCCCGACCCTGCGCCTCTCCGGCTACCCGGAGGTCTTGGTCGGTGCCCGCATCTCCAAGAGCGGGCAGGCCACACCGGCCGCCGGTGACCTGGAGGGTCAGACCGGCCCGGTCAAGGCGTCCGGGGGCGCCGCGGTCGTCGTGGCGATCGACCGCGTGAGGCCCTAG
- a CDS encoding cytochrome c-type biogenesis protein — protein sequence MSPRRLLAPALLAALLAGGGATAFTLQEFSFDTPAQEQSFRDLTSKLRCLVCQNESLAASQSDLAQDLRKEVYAMMRAGKSQDEITTFLVDRYGDFVLYEPPVKPSTYLLWFGPFALVAISGFFLLRALRRQGTAPAETLSAADQARIEQLLAATGDPKEPAK from the coding sequence ATGAGTCCGAGACGCCTCCTCGCCCCAGCCCTGCTGGCCGCCCTGCTCGCCGGGGGGGGCGCCACCGCCTTTACCCTCCAGGAGTTCAGCTTCGACACCCCGGCCCAGGAACAGTCCTTCCGTGACCTGACCAGCAAGCTGCGCTGTCTGGTGTGCCAGAATGAGTCCCTGGCCGCGTCCCAGTCGGACCTGGCGCAGGATCTCCGCAAAGAGGTCTATGCGATGATGCGCGCGGGCAAGTCCCAGGACGAGATCACGACCTTCCTGGTCGATCGCTACGGCGACTTCGTCCTGTATGAACCGCCGGTCAAACCGTCCACCTACCTGCTGTGGTTCGGTCCCTTTGCCCTGGTCGCCATCAGCGGCTTCTTCCTGCTGCGGGCCCTGCGCCGCCAGGGCACCGCGCCGGCGGAAACCCTGAGCGCGGCCGACCAGGCCCGTATCGAGCAACTCCTCGCCGCGACCGGCGACCCCAAAGAACCAGCCAAATGA
- a CDS encoding DsbE family thiol:disulfide interchange protein, whose amino-acid sequence MAGSTTRYLVPLGAFLALAALLFYGLGLDPGKVPSPLVDKPLPAFELESLKEPGKLISSEALKGQVSLVNVWASWCPSCRQEHAQLVRVARESGVQVVGFNWKDERAAALEMLQRFGDPYAMIFFDPTNKVGIDLGVYGAPETFIVDPAGIIRHKRIGPIDDQVWRDEMLPVITKYTPKG is encoded by the coding sequence ATGGCAGGCTCCACCACCCGCTACCTGGTACCGCTCGGTGCCTTTCTGGCGCTCGCCGCCCTGCTCTTCTACGGGCTCGGGTTGGACCCCGGCAAGGTCCCCTCGCCGCTGGTGGACAAACCCTTGCCGGCCTTTGAGCTTGAGTCGCTGAAGGAACCGGGCAAGCTGATCAGCTCCGAGGCCCTCAAGGGCCAGGTCTCATTGGTGAACGTCTGGGCGTCCTGGTGCCCGTCCTGCCGCCAGGAACACGCGCAACTGGTGCGCGTGGCACGCGAGTCCGGGGTGCAGGTGGTCGGCTTCAACTGGAAGGACGAGCGGGCGGCGGCGCTCGAGATGCTGCAACGCTTCGGTGACCCCTATGCCATGATCTTCTTCGACCCGACCAACAAGGTGGGGATCGACCTGGGGGTCTATGGCGCACCCGAGACCTTCATCGTCGACCCCGCGGGCATCATCCGCCATAAGCGCATCGGACCGATCGACGACCAGGTCTGGCGCGACGAGATGCTGCCGGTGATCACGAAGTACACACCCAAAGGATAG
- the ccsA gene encoding cytochrome c biogenesis protein CcsA yields the protein MTKPWSRFAAPASFYPLAGRLIPVFWLLAAAFILVALYWGFFQTPDQLGGSNAQKDYYRIIFIHVGTAWMSMWLYAVLVAWAAVGLVFKTRLSFMMANAIAPTGAIFTFLALWTGAIWGRPSWGTYWDWDPRLTSELILFFLYIGYIALHSAIDDSRRADRAAALLAIVGLVMVPVIFWSINCPDPNQCAALHQRSGLSKVDGNILFAMLTMTLGLWMYSFATTLMRVRGIILTREAEAAWVQDLVRAQARGS from the coding sequence ATGACAAAACCCTGGTCCAGATTCGCCGCTCCGGCTAGCTTTTATCCACTGGCGGGCCGGCTGATCCCCGTGTTCTGGTTACTGGCGGCGGCCTTCATCCTGGTCGCGCTCTATTGGGGCTTTTTTCAGACCCCGGACCAGCTCGGCGGCAGCAACGCCCAGAAGGACTATTACCGGATCATCTTTATCCATGTCGGCACGGCCTGGATGTCGATGTGGCTCTATGCGGTGCTGGTCGCCTGGGCGGCGGTGGGGCTGGTATTCAAGACGCGGCTGTCCTTCATGATGGCCAATGCCATTGCGCCGACCGGGGCCATCTTCACCTTCCTGGCCCTGTGGACCGGGGCCATCTGGGGGCGCCCGAGTTGGGGCACCTATTGGGATTGGGACCCGCGCCTGACCTCGGAGCTGATCCTGTTCTTTCTCTATATCGGTTACATCGCCCTGCACTCGGCCATCGACGACAGCCGGCGCGCCGACCGGGCGGCCGCGCTCCTGGCGATCGTCGGCCTGGTGATGGTGCCGGTGATCTTCTGGTCCATCAACTGCCCGGACCCCAACCAGTGCGCGGCGCTGCATCAGCGCTCGGGACTGAGCAAGGTCGACGGCAATATCCTGTTCGCAATGCTCACCATGACCCTGGGACTCTGGATGTACTCATTCGCAACGACCCTGATGCGCGTGCGCGGCATCATCCTCACCCGCGAGGCCGAGGCCGCCTGGGTCCAGGACCTGGTGCGGGCTCAGGCGCGGGGATCATGA
- a CDS encoding heme lyase CcmF/NrfE family subunit, with protein sequence MIPELGHFALILALGLAVTQAIFPLWGSFNGRRAWMELARPLALGQLTFLFLAFACLMQAFLTSDFSVVYVATNSNSLLPDLYKMSAVWGAHEGSLLLWALLLAGWGAAVALFSRNLPLPMIARVIAVQAMIAIGFLLFMLLTSNPFERIFPVPLEGRDLNPLLQDFGLAIHPPMLYMGYVGFSVAFAFAIAALIGGKLDAAWARWSRPWTTVAWVFLTIGIALGSWWAYYELGWGGWWFWDPVENASFMPWLVGTALIHSLAVTEKRGAFKSWTVLLAIAAFSLSLLGTFLVRSGVLTSVHAFATDPARGTFILAFLVIVIGGSLALYAWRAPAISAGGRFDLVSRESFLLINNLLLAALAALVLFGTLAPLIYEAAGWGKISVGFPWFNMMFVALSPLLVLAMGIGPLTRWKHDDADRLLRLLWLALAVSLIIGVVTATGLVLPGNFHVGLGLGLTAWLVLTHLIALGERVTQRGLRGFTTDLGGQGRSWYGMWLAHVGIAVSIVGVTMVTSFGIETDVRMSPGAVHETAGYRFQFNGVTTIVGPNYQARRGEFRIFRGDRQIAVLQPEKRAYVAGGMPMTEAGIDPGLLRDLYVSLGEPVGDQGDWAVRLYYKPYVRWIWLGGILMALGGLLAVSDRRYRTARRTSAATLPAGAAAA encoded by the coding sequence ATGATCCCTGAACTCGGACACTTCGCCCTGATCCTGGCCTTGGGCCTCGCCGTCACCCAGGCGATCTTCCCGCTCTGGGGCTCATTCAACGGCCGCCGCGCCTGGATGGAACTGGCCCGCCCCCTGGCCCTGGGTCAGTTGACCTTTCTCTTCCTGGCCTTCGCCTGTCTGATGCAGGCCTTCCTGACCAGCGATTTTTCGGTGGTCTATGTCGCCACCAACTCCAACAGCCTGCTGCCTGATCTCTATAAGATGTCCGCCGTGTGGGGCGCCCATGAGGGCTCGCTCCTGCTGTGGGCACTGTTGCTGGCCGGCTGGGGGGCGGCGGTCGCGCTCTTCAGCCGCAACCTGCCGTTACCGATGATCGCGCGCGTGATCGCGGTCCAGGCGATGATCGCCATCGGCTTTCTGCTCTTCATGCTGCTGACCTCCAACCCCTTCGAGCGCATCTTCCCGGTGCCGCTGGAGGGCCGGGATTTGAATCCGCTGCTGCAGGACTTCGGGCTCGCCATCCACCCGCCGATGCTCTATATGGGCTACGTGGGCTTCTCGGTCGCCTTCGCCTTCGCCATCGCGGCACTGATCGGCGGGAAGCTGGACGCGGCCTGGGCGCGCTGGTCGCGGCCCTGGACCACGGTCGCCTGGGTCTTCCTCACCATCGGCATCGCGCTCGGCTCCTGGTGGGCCTACTACGAACTGGGCTGGGGCGGCTGGTGGTTCTGGGACCCGGTGGAGAACGCCTCTTTCATGCCCTGGCTGGTGGGCACCGCCCTGATCCATTCGCTGGCGGTCACCGAGAAGCGCGGGGCCTTCAAGAGTTGGACCGTGCTGCTCGCCATCGCCGCCTTCTCGCTGTCGCTGCTCGGGACCTTCCTGGTGCGCTCCGGGGTCCTGACCTCGGTCCACGCCTTTGCCACCGACCCGGCGCGCGGGACCTTCATCCTCGCCTTTCTGGTCATCGTCATCGGCGGCTCGCTGGCGCTCTATGCCTGGCGCGCCCCGGCGATCTCCGCGGGCGGACGCTTCGATCTCGTCTCGCGCGAGAGCTTTCTACTGATCAACAACCTGCTGCTCGCCGCCTTGGCGGCCCTGGTGCTCTTCGGCACCCTGGCCCCGCTGATCTACGAGGCGGCCGGCTGGGGCAAGATCTCGGTCGGTTTCCCCTGGTTCAACATGATGTTCGTGGCGCTCTCCCCGCTCCTGGTGCTGGCCATGGGCATCGGCCCCCTCACCCGCTGGAAGCACGATGACGCGGACCGCCTGCTGCGCCTGCTCTGGCTGGCGCTGGCGGTGAGCCTGATCATTGGGGTGGTCACCGCGACCGGCCTGGTCCTGCCGGGAAATTTCCATGTGGGACTGGGGCTCGGGCTCACCGCCTGGCTCGTCCTCACCCACCTGATCGCCCTGGGCGAGCGGGTGACCCAGCGCGGATTGCGCGGGTTCACGACCGACTTGGGCGGTCAGGGCCGCAGTTGGTACGGCATGTGGCTGGCCCACGTCGGCATCGCCGTCTCCATCGTCGGCGTGACCATGGTCACCAGCTTCGGGATCGAGACCGACGTGCGGATGTCGCCCGGCGCGGTCCACGAGACGGCCGGCTATCGCTTCCAATTCAACGGTGTCACGACCATCGTCGGCCCCAACTACCAGGCCAGACGGGGCGAGTTCCGCATCTTCCGGGGCGACCGGCAGATCGCCGTCCTGCAACCGGAGAAGCGCGCCTATGTGGCCGGCGGCATGCCCATGACCGAGGCGGGGATCGACCCCGGGCTGCTGCGCGACCTCTATGTGTCACTGGGTGAGCCGGTCGGCGATCAGGGCGACTGGGCGGTGCGGCTCTACTACAAGCCCTATGTACGCTGGATCTGGCTCGGCGGCATCCTGATGGCCTTGGGCGGCCTCTTGGCGGTCAGCGACCGGCGCTATCGCACGGCCCGCCGCACCAGCGCCGCGACCTTGCCGGCCGGCGCGGCGGCGGCCTGA
- the ccmE gene encoding cytochrome c maturation protein CcmE encodes MKARHKRLVLVGVAILGVGAAATLAISALQSNISYFFSPSQVLAKEAPADRVFRLGGLVNKGSLNRGADGLTVTFDVTDLAQSVKVSYTGILPDLFKEGQGAVTRGRLGPDGVFYAEEVLAKHDEAYMPPEVADSLKTAQSQGAPAAAATTSAARPGGAQ; translated from the coding sequence ATGAAGGCAAGACACAAGCGACTGGTGCTGGTGGGCGTGGCGATCCTGGGCGTCGGCGCCGCGGCGACGCTCGCCATCAGCGCCCTGCAAAGCAATATCTCCTATTTCTTCAGCCCGTCGCAGGTGCTGGCGAAAGAGGCCCCGGCCGATCGGGTCTTTCGTCTCGGCGGGCTGGTCAACAAGGGGTCGCTGAACCGCGGGGCGGACGGGCTGACCGTGACCTTCGACGTGACCGACCTGGCGCAGAGCGTCAAGGTCTCCTATACCGGCATACTCCCGGACCTTTTCAAGGAAGGCCAGGGGGCCGTGACCAGGGGACGCCTGGGACCCGACGGGGTCTTCTATGCGGAAGAGGTGCTGGCCAAACACGATGAGGCCTACATGCCGCCCGAGGTCGCGGACAGTCTCAAGACGGCCCAGTCCCAAGGCGCGCCGGCCGCCGCCGCGACGACCTCGGCGGCGCGCCCCGGGGGGGCACAATGA
- the ccmD gene encoding heme exporter protein CcmD, which yields MNKILEFLSQGGYGGYIWSAYGMTLALLVIETLGLRRGQRAILARLQRLLRLRNAGDKQ from the coding sequence ATGAATAAGATACTGGAATTCCTTTCACAAGGCGGTTACGGCGGTTACATCTGGAGCGCCTACGGCATGACCCTGGCGCTGCTGGTCATCGAGACACTGGGGCTGCGCCGCGGCCAGCGGGCGATTCTGGCACGGCTGCAGCGCCTGCTGCGGCTGCGCAACGCGGGAGACAAGCAATGA
- a CDS encoding YbhB/YbcL family Raf kinase inhibitor-like protein, with translation MTLVLKSDAFDEGGEVPPKYTCEGANVSPGLYWQGLPEGTESLVLIVDDPDAPDPAAPRMVWDHWILYNLPPTAAGLAEGAGAAALPAALPAGCVAGLNSWGRTDYGGPCPPSGRHRYFHRLYALDTRLPAELGNPTKNDLLLAMEDHILAYTALVGTYRKFGDRS, from the coding sequence ATGACACTGGTTCTCAAATCTGACGCATTCGATGAGGGTGGCGAGGTTCCCCCTAAGTATACCTGCGAAGGGGCGAATGTTTCCCCCGGACTTTACTGGCAGGGCCTCCCGGAGGGTACCGAGAGTCTGGTCCTGATCGTCGATGACCCGGACGCCCCGGACCCCGCCGCTCCCCGTATGGTATGGGATCATTGGATTCTCTACAACCTCCCGCCCACCGCGGCCGGACTGGCCGAGGGTGCCGGCGCCGCGGCCCTGCCCGCGGCCCTGCCCGCGGGGTGCGTCGCGGGGCTCAACAGTTGGGGTCGCACCGACTATGGCGGTCCCTGTCCGCCCAGCGGCCGTCACCGCTATTTCCACCGGTTGTATGCCCTGGACACGCGACTTCCGGCCGAACTGGGTAATCCCACCAAGAACGACCTGCTGCTGGCCATGGAGGACCACATCCTGGCCTATACCGCGCTGGTCGGCACTTACCGGAAGTTCGGCGACCGGTCCTAG